Part of the Miscanthus floridulus cultivar M001 unplaced genomic scaffold, ASM1932011v1 fs_844_1_2, whole genome shotgun sequence genome, TTGTTACAAGTACACGGTATTGTAAAATTAGTACTCAAATAATAGTATCAGAGTTCTCGTTCTTGCAACAGCAGCATCTCTGACGGCATTCAAACTGTTACAAGGTAGGAATTCAAACAAGTAGGTCATTCTAAGCCGAGAACAATAGCTAACCGCGTGGGAAACAATCTTGAATTCACCACCACAAGCTGGTGTCCTATGTAAACGTTTGACCTTGAGCATGAATCCTCATAGGCGCCAGATAATCGTTACATCCATTTCGCTAGTACACAGGGAAATCAGGATCAACATCTCGTCCCCACGCCTGCAGCCCACCGATGATATCCTTCGCTGAGGCAAATCCCTTCTCGTGGAGAAGCTTGACGGCTCTTTGAGAGTCATTGCCTCTTCTACACAGGACAACCAAGGTTGACGCCTCTCCTGTTTCCTTCAGTGAGGTTTCAAGCGTAGGCAGCTTCTCTTCCAACATGGAGAGCGGGATGTTAAGAGATGGAGAAATCGAAGCTATTTGGAAGTGATGTGCAGGTCGTACATCCAACAATAGATGAGGTTCACCATTGTCGACCAGATTTTTGTAATCTCGGCAAGTGATTCGGGCGCTCTCTGGGAGTATGTTCACACTTGGTGCTGCCTGTAGTAAATGTAACAGTGGATGAGGACACATAGATGTCAAGATCATTCTTGATATGATCTGAACTGCATCCATTCACATTACCTTATCAGACATTGGTGATTGTGTGAAGTTTTCATAGTCAAACTTCTGAAAATCTTGTTCTGTGAAAAAGGAATTTTTGCCACAATGGGTGCAATCTGGAGAGCTTCCACGAAGCTTAACCTGCAAATATACGTAGACATGATAATGAGCTATATTAAGACAGTCCTATAGCTTGCGTCCAAGCAATGCAAACAACTTCGAAGGACCAAAGGCTGTTAATAATTTGCAGGATGACCAGAACTACATTGATGACCATAATCCACTTAATGGTAGACCACCTGCAAATAGGATGAATCCTCAAACATGGTTTCAAATGCCATTGGCGACTGGAAATCACAGTAAGTTCTTGGAGAAGAAACCAGGCAAGATCATGCGAAAGCTTCGGTGGCTGCTTCACAATTAGATTCTTTTAAAAGTTTTAGAAGGTTTGTAACTAACTACTGGTGCTGGGAATACGTTAGTTACCAGCTCTCTGCGAAGGTCTGGAAAACATTAAAACAGGGGAGCTAACCCTGCTAGCAACAGCTATGTTCCCAGAATCTAAATGGTTCGAAGGTATTATATATTGGATCAAAAGCACAAAACTAAACTTTATGAGGCACAATCAAGATGTGACCATCACATATAAGGATACAACACAGTAGAAAAAAGGTTGTTCCCATAAGAAAAGAGAGTCAaagtttctctctctttttttttaacgAACAGGCGGGgagctgtgtatcattatattaagaagaaaaaggttCGTAACCCATACACCAAACAACCAGACACACTTTTCTCACTAGTGCTGAGAATGGTCCTATAAAGGATTACTTTCTTGTTAGAACCAATTTCAATTCTTTTATAATAAAACATGATTGGCAACATTATCCTATCGCACTATTGTAATTCTTGTATTAGACTCCAATCTGTGATAAATATACTAGAAAGAAGGTTTAAGTTAAAACTAGATAGGAGGATGCAGCATTGCCATCCCCCGATGGACGATGGTGCTGGGATTAGGATAAATTGTGATCATGCATCCAAAGACAATAAATTACAGAGTGAAGTCACGTACAATTCTAACACGAGCAGAGAGTGCATCAAATAGTAGCATTCTTCCACATAGGGGCTCACCAACACCAGTTGCAACCTTTATAGCCTCCAGAGCTTGTAAGCAACCAATCACTCCCGGAACTAGTAAACAAAACAGTAGTTAGTACACCAGTGCAAAACTATGTCTAATAAAGTAACTAACAGGGCATCAATCATATATAGCAGCAAACTATATAAACTAATTATACAAATTGCTAACTTAACTGAGGTGTCTACACTGATTTCTTGTAAAAGCACAGTAAATACCACAATATTTAAGAACACCCTGAAGAAAAAGCCATTTTAGTAATTACATCATTGAGTGAACCAACAAAAACCTGTAGCCACTGAATAATTAAGGATTAATATGGAcatgaaaaaatattaaaattacaCAACATTGGAGCCACTAACTCATGATTTAAAATATCCCATTTGGGTTGAAGTCCACATCATATAAACAAAGAAGTTTGATGAATTTTAAACAGGACAAAAAAAAATCTAAGTTTTTGCCCACTGTACTAATGACGAGCTTCTACAGTGTCACCTACCAACCCCAAGAACACCACTGTCTGAGCATCTCTGGCAGGCTGCCACAGGTGGTGGACTTGGAAAGAGGCACCGATAGCATGGACTTCCATTATGATGATAAACAGTCAACTGTTAGAGAAgacaatgaatgaatgaatgaaagaTATAAGGTGAAGTAAAAAGGGTGCAATATCTTTGGCAAGAAAGATGCTTACCTGCCCTTCTAAACCTAATGCCGCACCAGATAC contains:
- the LOC136533297 gene encoding adenylyltransferase and sulfurtransferase MOCS3-1 isoform X1, coding for MGGGGGGGRREAIERELKKLRAERDELDGRIRLLESQLGAVPAGVSGAAAGKGVEDGACGGSVACQRRVGNGFARDDGLPADMIYRYSRHLLLPDFGVEGQRKLSQSSILVVGAGGLGSPVALYLAACGVGCLGIVDGDDVELNNLHRQIIHKEAYVGQSKVKSAADACREINSSIKVVEHHHTLKPCNALEVVRKYDIVVDATDNLPTRYMISDCCVLLNKPLVSGAALGLEGQLTVYHHNGSPCYRCLFPSPPPVAACQRCSDSGVLGVVPGVIGCLQALEAIKVATGVGEPLCGRMLLFDALSARVRIVKLRGSSPDCTHCGKNSFFTEQDFQKFDYENFTQSPMSDKAAPSVNILPESARITCRDYKNLVDNGEPHLLLDVRPAHHFQIASISPSLNIPLSMLEEKLPTLETSLKETGEASTLVVLCRRGNDSQRAVKLLHEKGFASAKDIIGGLQAWGRDVDPDFPVY